TTGAATTAAATCGTAGAAAACCAGTTCATCGCTTAAATTAACCCAACTCATCCCCTTCACTCTTTCATTCTTATTATCTTATTAGGAAGATATTCTCTTTCAACTAGTAGTCCTACAAACCGGTTTAGACTGTTGTGTTTTTACCCATcgtgttttaattaaaaaaaaattaattaaaaataacttagttttacaaagttttgGTATTTGGGGTTCAAaaactttttattaaaaactaacaTTGTGTACTATGTAGTTAGTATTTTGTGTAcgtaattaattaaaaataacttagttttacaaagttttgGTATTTGGGGTTCAAATTAatactttttgttaaaaactaaCATTGTGTACTATGTAGTTAgtattttgtgtactttgtaaTGAATATCATGGTGCTTATGGTCAGCAGAATTGGATTGCTGGTGAGGTGCGCGCCAAATCGTGGATTCGCGGGCTTGGGCTCCCAAGCGAtctgaaaggaacacgttgccttgaatcggacgagttggtctataaaaagcgtttgtaacctttttttataaaatgcatatggttggaaatatgttttaaaagtagaatacaatgatccacacaagtttgcctcgaaattgcgtggttttccttttactgtgcgaactaacacggtcggccatttatgggagtcaaaatttgactcccataaatggccgaccctgttagtcgacgaggtaaaaggaaaccgtgcaatttcgaggcatgtttgtgtggatcattgtattctacttttacaacatctttctacccatatgcatttaaaaaaaaccggttacaaacgcttttcaaagaccaactcgaccgatccaaggcaacgtgttcctttaaggaataGTGGGTGCTGATCGCTTGGCCTTCAAGAGTAAAGACGAACTTGTGATGCTCCGACTCccccattatttttttctcgcaaTTTACACTCAGATTGGAACTATATTGTAAGTGCCTGCGATTTTTTATAACACAAGAAGGGAATCAAAGGGAATCAAAGAGaatcttttgtttaaatttttactgcaattttagaatgttttaATGATGTTTAGTATtataaacatgtattttttatgagctaggtctggagGCCTCGAGGGCACATCTTtcttgatgacattttttttttacttttgcccttccctggacggcctgtgcttgtttagTGTTTTGCTTGtcgaagaataaaaaaaaataaaaaaataaataaaaaatccgAGAAGAATCCGAGATCCTGAGTCACAATGATTTATTATTCGTTTGTTTTGTTCCATGATTCCTGTTCATCGTGTCCGTTATTATTTAGTTCTCGTACACTCATCAAACCAATAGAAAGTCCTTGACCGCGACGGCGCGTTACAAATAATGGCTCTGTGCTAATGTTTAAGGAgatttgttaattaattaaagacaagacactattgttaattatcaaagaccagtattctcacttggggtatctcagcatatgcataaaataagaagcctgtgaaaatttaagctaaatttattggtcgtcgaaagtaaaaaacgcccttgtcacacgaagttgtgtgctttcagatggttaaACTTGGGTGTCTGTACAGAACCCATAACAGTTAAAATCAATTCTGTTGCATTTTTTCCAGGTAAAGCTGCAGTATGACTGGACTATGATTTCtagacctctaattctaaatctgaggtatcgaaatcaaattcgtggtaactTACTTCTTCTCTAAATCACTTCGAGGGAGCCCTTTTtcactctgtttttttttttactattaaccccccccccccccattactcgttaccagtaaaggtttatgcttataattattttgagtatttacaatagtgtccactgaaggctttaaattaatttaattttgcgGAAGTGGGAGAAATGGCTCACGGAAACAGGCAGCGAGCCAGTTTGGGAGAAAACAAacccacaattattattttttcggggtgcttttttttttctagggtaattagcaaaaaatcCAACCAAAAAGTGAAAAGAAATCTTAAGGTAGTTGTCCGAAACGTAATATCTGAtttgttttcaagaggctgagagactttaaATAAATAGCAATTAGCATCCTGAGTGAGTGTAGTGTATGACCTTCCCTACTCATggcagcatttttttttttttcgtaccAAACGCTGGCCGTCGCAAGTGCTAGCAGCCAGCAtgtggaacaaaacaaaaaactgcctCCTGATCCTGGCAGGAGGTTATTATACAGCGCCCTCCAGTGACAGTTAAGTTGCCCTCCAACCCGGAAGTGAAATTTACACGTGTGCGTTGGCATTGTGCAACTATAACTCCACTCACTTTGtatacaaatacaatacaaGCGTGGTGTGTAGTAAACTGTTGTCTACTGTGGGACTGGGATCTGCATGCCCCAAAGATAATTTACAACCGATAAGGTAAGTCAGAATTGTATTACATTATTGTTAATCATAATATTTGTAGTAAATAATGAATTCCGTAAATAACGCAAATGAGTAATAATGTCGTATTATTAATTAATGACCTTTTGCTTGGGGCGATTCAAATTCTACCTTTCAATTCTGCTTCAGCAGGGTGCATGaccctacttctagaaaccGTATAAAATAAGGTTTACATGTATAGTTCATACATCTTAGCCCTAGTGCGTGTAGTGCCACCAGTGGTGGTagtggtaggacgtcagtcgtcagtcagtgccactgcagtGAGTGAGTGACGTCCTGGGTATGCTTctttctttacaatgcgaacaaCAGTTTGACTAAAACAAGTGAATACTAAACTTATCTGTATTTCTTACCCTGTTTGTTCGATCATATTATCTAATCTACGGCTAAGTGTCCCCCACTACACTTTCAATAAGTTAACAGCTAACAATATTATATCCATGGATGAAAATATTTTCCAAAAATAAGTTCCaagttctgcactggcgatgtGATCAATGTACCAATTGTAGTGTGAGCTCATAAGTCATAtgtgcgcatggctttgagtTCAGTGCCACAATTGGCAGGTCGGGCACAATCTTTCGTAAACAAGCAAGAAGTAAACAAAGTTTGCGTCGTAACAAAAAGGGCAGCTTGTGCAAATGAAAAAGGCTAAGTCAAGTGTCACATCTCCTACTGAGTACTGTATCACTTGCTGTCAatttgccgtcaactcgcttggTGCTGTCAACTCGCCTTCAATAtgcatttaaaatccacaaaaagcCATAAATTAAAACTGTTAAGTATGATTACTTTATTATATTAGCTAAAAGAGAATTTACTAAAGGTTACATTTCGGTTATAAAAAttaaagagttttttttctcgtgGAAAAATATCTCTAAtgcgtcggccgccatcttttTCACAGGGTTTGTATACATGGTCAACAAAGGGCGCTTTCCTGCTTAGTCGCCAGTGCATAGTATACTATGTACTACTGTTGGTGTTAATTGATCGCTTGACATCTTGGGTTAAGACTAATCCATTTGTGTAGTGTTGTATATGGCGAGTTGTCGGCAAATTGATCaatgcaagaaagtgtttacaagcAAGTTCATACAGGAAAGGCAATGTTTCATCCACCATTTCTCCTGATGTATGCGGACAGACATTAGTAGGCAAACGCCGTCCCCAGTATTAGGCACAGACGTGCGTACACGTCCTGCCTTTATAAAAGGCCCTGCAAATAGGCACGATGTTTCCTCATTTTGTGCGGATCCGTATGTAGTGGTAATTACGCACGCTCATTGTGCATTCTTGGGAAAGGTCAAGCCAACTGCATTTTCACACGTTTGAGCTCCTTTGGATGAAATTGGGAACACTTTTTTTCTCTGCAGAAGAAGAACTCGAGAGTCCACTATTCCTTTAATTATAAAATCAACTTTGAATAAAACTACAAGTATGTCTAACATATTATTGTGATCATAAATCACTCAAACTTTGGAGATGATTTAAAGTGTCTCTTTGGAAAAAATAATGACAGGGAACAAGAAGAGGGACTTCAATCCGACTGTTTACCGTAACCCAGCCTACTACAACGCCGTGTTTCAAGGCACAGTGACCGGAGAACATAATGCCGACAATGCCGGAACTGGATTTGAGCTTATCTTTAGCaggagtgtccagtgccaatcAAGGTAAAAGtggtttgaaggcagtggacaccattggtagcctaattactcaaaacagttattagcataaaaccttggtaacgagtaatagggagaggttgatagtctaaaacattgtgagaacggttccctctgaagtggcgtagtttgtgagaaagaagtaattttccacgaatttgatttcgagacctcatatttagaatttgaggtctcgaaatcaagcatctgaaagcacaaaacttcgtgtgacaagggtaatttttctttcattattatctcgcaactttaacgaCCGATTTGaactcgttattttatgcatatgttgagatgcaccaagtgagaagccttgtctttgacaattaccaatagtgtccactgtctttaatgttgtCGAGTTGTTTAACCTCATGCCTTCGGATGATGAGTGATTCCAAAAACGTATCCTCCTGTTTGTTTTATGACGATGCAAGTCCAACTTTACAAATTCCAgtgattttaaagaaaattggCTTTACAAATCGTTATAAGATTTTACTGCTTAAAGGACTATATTTCATCTGTTTAAAAATCGCCGAGGTGGAATACGCACAAtatgacagtttttttaatgtttgtttttatttaatgattGCCCAAACGCAAGCCATTCGATGCACCATTTTTACACTTTGATATTGGCTATAAAATCTTAAAACCAAATCAATAAATTTAcgatttttatcaatattatttctGTAACACCCGGACGGCCATATTTTATGTGTTTAAATGTGATATAAGATTTTCTGCTCCTCAAATAGGCGTAGTGTACCTTTCCCCATCCACATGACCCAATTATAGATGTAACAAATTCTTGAGGCTGGGCAAAGAACTCAACATTGTTCTGGTAATAATCAATGTAAGGAATTGTTATCAGAAAGTTGGAACATAGAACAAGACAACGAAAGAAAATACGTTTGGTGCACGAGATGTGGCATGGTGTAGGCCCATCCCATCGTATTGTCTGTATTCAATGTCGCTCTGAAGTCACCGGAATTCATGAACGATGTAGGGGTGCTTTTGCACAAGATGACGGTAACAAAATTTGATGCTCGATTTGTGGCTTAAAAAGGCCTTCCTCCACTTCTTTTGTGTCTTCATGCGTTCAGGATTTCGAGGGGTGCTTCTGCACAAGAGGAAAATGGTGTGTTTAAAGAGCCAGTAAAgcgatgatctcaatatgtcaactataacctttttatggccaaatagacatcgcagataccggttaataaccattttactctccaaatttgcatttagtaattaataactcgagtcaaaatcgcacccggccgcgcggctttttcaacCGAGAgtcaaaattgggccctgcttgcTACACTTAAGTAGGTTACGGATGGATAGCTAAACGTATGCGTATGCGTATCCGTTCGCGTGCGAAACCTCCCTAAATTGTCAAACTTCGTTTCCTTTTTTAAGACATGGTTGAAGCCTGGAGGAAAGCTGCTCATATCGGACTACTGCTGTGGTGATTTGCCTCACACTGAAACCTTCAAGATGTACGTTGCTCAGCGTGGTTACACTCTGTATACCCCAGAACAATACGGAAAGGTAACTAAATATCAGTGCATAATTTATTCCTGGTTAACATTGTATGTTTAGGAGAGGGTGTTCCCCTTGCCCCATCTCCGGGTGCTAATACAGTTTTGACACTGAAAGTATGAAGTATGATGTCGACAATAAACGTAGGCGGTACCATGTATTGAATGTGATGACTGTTCTATGTACAGGGTGGTATAGACCTTTACCACGGtgtggccattttgattttactccattccaagaTTAGTTGTAACCAAATTAACGCTGGACGAAatatagtctggtgccatgtttgtgcaatgaatgttagcaattattactgttattggaaacgggGAACATGACCAGTATGGtgacaccatgataaaggtctattgttttgGACGATGATGAATTGTATTGTAAATATTAAGGACTCTATAGAAAACTGGAAAAGCTGACCTAAAACCAGTGTTACATCttctttcaaattttcacaaaatttaatGTGACTTGAAAATGATCTCTGATATCCTTTTTTTCCAGCTGCTCGAAGAAGCTGGTTTCGTGAGTGTGAACGCAGAGGATCGAACCTGGCAATTCATTGAGGCCTTGGAAGGAGAGAAAACCAGAGTCGAGAACAACAAAGAGGAATTCATGAAGGTAAGGACGATTggacaaaaagaaacatgtaGAAATCTGCGTctagacattttttttctttatcaaCTTACACGCTTTCTAAAATTCATCCAGGACTTTATTAAACGCTTTAAGTGGCAGCAGAGTTGCCGGGTGACATTATAGCTCTTCCAATTGATCTTCATGAATATTGGTAGAGATCGATGGCCCTTCCTTTTAAATACGCTGATTACATACAACCGTGTGTACGAATaattttattctttatttgtagccttttggttggcaaacggGTTTGGAATTGTGCACTATCGGGCAGACGCACAAACGCGTTTGCGCCACCCCACCATTAGTCCCCATTCGAAAAATGTGTGATGCTCCCTCTTTTTGTCAACCAGTTGGGGCGTAACGCGCAATATTACTTTTACATATATTTAATTGGAaggatctttttttttcattcccgGAGATCTGCGCATACTCAGAATTCGAACAGTTTGGGCATCTGCTGCCACATGTTGCTGAGCCCATTGAGACTCACAGACCACTGTTACTCCCAATATCTTATTTTTCACGCGAAGCAAATGGACATAAACCAACCAACAAAAAAACCCCACATTGTAACATGTTTATGTATATATACGCACTTTGTTTTTAAGGATTTCAGCGAGGATGATTTCAAGTACTTGATTGACGGATGGACCAACAAGCTGATTCGGACCAAAGCTGGGGACCAGAAATGGGGACTCTTCTTAGCTGAGAAGAACAAGGCCAAGGAAACTTAAGTCACAAAGAATCATCTTGAAGGTCACCTCAAGGTGCAGGAGGATAGATGGTGCCATTTGTACAAATGATTTACTTTCCAGGTTTTAAAACCGAAGGAGGCATCGTTATacaagtttttcagaaagagctttttgaagagttttaattgaaaaatcttagtaaaaattatgtattatcatcaaagtttgttttgttatggaGATAAAGAACTAAGATATGTTACGTGGTAACTGTCTAGATAAGCTTCAAACGTTTAGTCACGCGGACAACATTGACAGCAGGACTGTGCAAGTTTCGAAAAAGAATAAACAACTCATATGAATGTAACTTTTTTATATCATTTAGGTCCCGGAAGTTCGAATACACGCAGGACTCGCACAGTTTATAGTCAAAGACCACACTTTATTTGACACAACAACACTTGAAATAAACCAGTGAAAGTTTACACTTACACGGTCATCGgagcagaaaacattaaaaaatcttATGTTTTGTGGGCGATCATAACTAATTGTTTTCGCCATAATACACAAATAGCATTTCAAACGTTAACTGTGTACACAAAAATGGACTTTTAGTTGTCTTCATACCATTCTAAATTAATTTCCCTGCTTAAAAGTAGGTCAGAAAAGAgcctttttttgtcttttttttttttacatgtgcACGGTGggttatttgtgttttattttatgacaCGTTTTAAACCGTACACGACCAAAAACTTACTAAGATATTTGTAACCGAATCAAGCTGTGGTGTTGATATAGTTGATGGAtggtgatgatgtttttttgggttgttctaaaaccccctcgaccccctcgacccacgactctccgacgtccgccccgtgttcgaagaatgtcccaattccgaattcataaaatgtcgctttacggccgagcaagaattaagtccccgatttagaattcacagtgtgtgatccgcgacgcaacttccttccacgactaggcttgacttcaagtctgagactgcggtatTTATCCGCATCAGCCACACATaattgggagtatttactctccgcttccgcacGACAAGTGCACACACCGATTGGGGACCCCAAACACGTCCGTGTGGCCATTTGGTCGGTCGGGTCTACAATATTGAGCTCCACTTGGAGCAACTAGTAGTACCATAGTACACAGGACGAGAGCGATCGGCCGGAAATGGGTCcgcctgatcatcacgtaatgaaTTGGCCGTAATCGTACTCGGGCGGTACACGCAGGTTCCCAGTTGGGATGATAATATCGGATCGGCCAAGAGATACACGTGGAAATACCGCGGTTTTTTATGTGTACATCACAATTGTCACAGGCCCGatctcggcagccaatcacgcgaagtttgcttcgtgcatactaCGTGTCTCGTGCGCTGTGTTGTGATgtgcgaggcatggtagtcgatgtcagcatacaaaattgtgtgtgtgattggctgaggttaactgtggcaatttcggtgtacaaaaaaaaagatcgcgcaaaagtcgatggtcgagggggtcgtgggtcgtgggtcgagggggttttagaacaaccctgtttttttttttacaatgatgattcaaacaaataaataaaaggtaataaaaaaacccacaatggtATTATGAGATAAGTCAGATGAACAGGAGTCGACTATATGGGGATTGTGCTGTCCACTCGAATACCGGTAATGAAAAACAGCTATTATCAGATTAAAGAGAATTATCTTACTCTTGCCACACGTAAAAGGTCAGTTGGGATTCGATTTTTATGCATGGgggataacaaaatatttaagtttgTTTAACAGTTTCAAACTTCCTGCTGTTATTTTGATGTATTCGAATATGATTAAGGTAGTTATGCATACAGATGTATGAACAATAAAGTTTTCCTGTATAATGAACTCTTTTTGTTCGTACTGTGTGGGTGTGAGTGTGTGTGGGCACGTCTACTATTGATAACCGAGGAcattaacaaaagggatccgggaaaaagtcaTACCGGGGACAGTCCTCGGTAGACTTGGTTTGTgaattggtcatgggatcccccagaagcctattgtttttggtaccccctcagataaatattaagctcgttatgccaaaaacaaaagaaatgttgtccgagcgaaatctcaagaaggacttggcgtatcaacttcaaacttggtt
Above is a window of Asterias rubens chromosome 11, eAstRub1.3, whole genome shotgun sequence DNA encoding:
- the LOC117296901 gene encoding phosphomethylethanolamine N-methyltransferase-like; translation: MYVAQRGYTLYTPEQYGKLLEEAGFVSVNAEDRTWQFIEALEGEKTRVENNKEEFMKDFSEDDFKYLIDGWTNKLIRTKAGDQKWGLFLAEKNKAKET